The DNA sequence GGGAGGCAACGGATCCTCGGGCTCGTCAGCGGCCGAGGAAAACCCGCTGGCCAGCCTGAGCGGCTTCGATACATCCTTGGCGCGGACCATGGAGGACAGCCCTCCCAACATCCAGATGCTCCTGGATATCAACCTCAACGTCACCATCGAACTGGGCCGCACCCGGCTTTCCATCCGCAAGATCCTGGAGTTGGGCCCGGGCTCCATCATCGAGCTCGATCGGCTGGCCGGCGAACCGGTGGATTTGCTGGTGAACGACAAGGTGGTAGCCAAGGGCGAAGTGGTGGTGGTGGACGAGTATTTCGGCATCCGCATCATCTCCCTGGTTTCCCCCGAGGAGAGGATTAAGCAGCTCAAATGACGCGCGCCCGGGCCGTATTCGCCTTCGCCCTTCTCGGCGCATCCCTATCCGTTCTCGCCGGCCAGCCCAGATCCTTGTACGCGGCGCCCGCGCGGGCCTCCGCGGCCAACGAGGCCGCCGAAGCTCCCGCGTCTTCCGCCTCCGAACCCTCTGCGCCGACTCCGGCCATGGAGGAGAAATTCCGCAAGCTCCAGCAGGAAATGCAGTCCAATCCCGCGGCGGCCCCCCCTACGTCCGGGGCCCAGGCGCCTGCCGCGGACGATGGCAGATCCGTAGGCGGGATCGCCCTGCAGATCCTCTTCGGCCTGGCCTTCGTGCTGCTTCTGGCGGTGGTTTCCATCCGCGTCCTCAAGCGTTTGCAGGGCCGCCTGCTCACGCGGCCGGGTCCCGGCGGGGACCTGCTGGAAGTGCTGGAAACCTGCCACCTAGGTCCACAACAAAAAGTGGTCGCCATACGCATGCATGACGAGATAAGCGTGCTGGGGGTGTCCAAGGAAGGCATCCGCCTGTTGACCGTTCTCAAGCATCCCGCGGAGGAAATCCGCCAGGCCCGCCAGGGGGGGAATCCCGCGGCCTT is a window from the Fibrobacterota bacterium genome containing:
- a CDS encoding flagellar biosynthetic protein FliO, whose protein sequence is MTRARAVFAFALLGASLSVLAGQPRSLYAAPARASAANEAAEAPASSASEPSAPTPAMEEKFRKLQQEMQSNPAAAPPTSGAQAPAADDGRSVGGIALQILFGLAFVLLLAVVSIRVLKRLQGRLLTRPGPGGDLLEVLETCHLGPQQKVVAIRMHDEISVLGVSKEGIRLLTVLKHPAEEIRQARQGGNPAAFSDNLNKLLERFKKPKKVSDLLDEAQA